In Halococcus hamelinensis 100A6, a single genomic region encodes these proteins:
- a CDS encoding HEAT repeat domain-containing protein: MVDEAETEADLDEAEARLDEVEADIEAADLPEPDEDDEDEDATDPRDELETTVTGIRDAIEAERGPYAEDAVETIESAKATIEDTRWTEDGEPEVVTAVESFLDSVGEVLDESFAAEGETMTDLTAALDDVVGTIEARDLDPDDDAETVAELCAVADDLEADLADAEEWDDLSVREKLGAEGFYDVLTPENRKDFPPEWNAIKVYEKQNDPEPILHGLEMFGSEFMQGHCIESLKRMGSPEAYDAMEQRAQKRNKPPIEVLGKIGDERALDTLHDYIEGDSDPALQTVTIKAIGEIGSTDSTQAVADRLVAENDTVRSNAARALGLIGDTRAIDPLADVLADDDSNPVRASAAWALNQIGTSEALDAAREHADDRSFLVQTEAEKAEGAMTDEDSAETPA; encoded by the coding sequence ATGGTCGACGAGGCCGAGACCGAAGCCGACCTCGACGAGGCGGAAGCGCGCCTCGACGAGGTCGAGGCGGACATCGAGGCCGCCGACCTCCCCGAACCCGACGAGGACGACGAGGACGAGGACGCCACGGACCCGCGCGACGAACTCGAAACCACCGTGACGGGAATTCGCGACGCCATCGAGGCCGAGCGCGGGCCGTACGCCGAGGACGCGGTCGAGACGATCGAGAGCGCGAAGGCGACCATCGAGGACACCCGCTGGACCGAGGACGGCGAGCCGGAGGTCGTCACCGCAGTCGAATCGTTCCTCGACTCGGTCGGGGAGGTGCTCGACGAGTCGTTCGCCGCCGAGGGCGAGACGATGACGGACCTCACGGCGGCGCTCGACGACGTGGTCGGGACCATCGAGGCGCGCGACCTCGACCCCGACGACGACGCCGAGACGGTCGCCGAGCTGTGTGCGGTGGCCGACGACCTCGAAGCCGACCTCGCCGACGCCGAGGAGTGGGACGACCTCTCGGTTCGCGAGAAGCTCGGCGCCGAGGGGTTCTACGACGTGCTCACCCCCGAGAACCGGAAGGACTTCCCGCCGGAGTGGAACGCGATCAAGGTCTACGAGAAGCAGAACGACCCCGAGCCGATCCTCCACGGCCTGGAGATGTTCGGCTCCGAGTTCATGCAGGGCCACTGTATCGAGTCGCTGAAACGAATGGGTTCGCCCGAGGCCTACGACGCGATGGAACAGCGCGCCCAGAAGCGAAACAAGCCGCCGATCGAGGTGCTCGGGAAGATCGGCGACGAACGCGCGCTTGACACCCTCCACGACTACATCGAGGGCGACAGCGACCCCGCGCTCCAGACGGTCACGATCAAGGCGATCGGCGAGATCGGCTCGACCGACTCGACCCAGGCGGTCGCGGATAGGCTGGTCGCCGAGAACGACACCGTGCGCTCGAACGCGGCACGCGCGCTCGGTCTGATCGGCGACACCCGCGCCATCGACCCTCTCGCCGACGTGCTCGCCGACGACGACTCCAACCCCGTCCGGGCGAGCGCGGCGTGGGCGCTGAACCAGATCGGGACGTCGGAGGCGCTCGACGCCGCCCGCGAACACGCCGACGACCGCTCGTTCCTCGTCCAGACCGAGGCCGAGAAGGCCGAGGGTGCGATGACGGACGAGGACAGCGCCGAAACGCCGGCCTGA
- a CDS encoding protein sorting system archaetidylserine synthase (This PssA-like phosphatidyltransferase, along with a PssD-like decarboxylase, is required in Haloarchaea for the archaeosortase ArtA to replace the PGF-CTERM sorting signal with a C-terminal lipid anchor.), translating to MPPRPRFVARLGLADAVTATNAGLGFLAAAAAPFAPAIAARLILLAAVADGLDGVLAAHTGGTPLGEFLDSLADVASFTVAPALLVFGVVRAEWELSFVAPTPALALALAVPAAFVVVGVVRLGLYTAYDIDRGTTEGVPTTLAATVLAAAFLAGIRSPVVVLLGLSAFVALMVAPVGYPDLRVRDALVMGVVQAGAILVPALFFRVFPRLLCGFALAYLVLGPRYYPLLVEGKRT from the coding sequence ATGCCGCCCCGTCCCCGGTTCGTCGCTCGGCTCGGTCTCGCCGACGCGGTGACGGCGACGAACGCCGGGCTCGGCTTCCTCGCGGCGGCCGCCGCCCCGTTCGCCCCCGCGATCGCCGCTCGGTTGATCCTCCTGGCGGCGGTCGCCGACGGGCTCGACGGCGTGCTCGCGGCACACACCGGCGGCACCCCGCTCGGGGAGTTCCTCGACTCGCTCGCCGACGTCGCCTCCTTCACCGTCGCGCCCGCGCTGCTCGTCTTCGGCGTGGTGCGCGCGGAGTGGGAGCTCTCCTTCGTCGCCCCGACACCGGCGCTCGCGCTCGCGCTCGCCGTTCCCGCTGCGTTCGTCGTCGTCGGGGTGGTCCGACTGGGGCTCTACACCGCCTACGACATCGACCGTGGAACCACCGAGGGGGTCCCGACAACCCTCGCGGCGACGGTGCTCGCGGCGGCGTTCCTCGCCGGGATCCGAAGCCCCGTCGTCGTGCTCCTCGGACTGTCGGCGTTCGTCGCGTTGATGGTCGCTCCGGTGGGCTATCCGGACCTCCGGGTGCGCGACGCGCTCGTGATGGGGGTCGTCCAGGCGGGCGCGATCCTCGTTCCGGCCCTCTTCTTCCGGGTGTTCCCGCGGCTACTCTGTGGGTTCGCGCTCGCGTACCTCGTGCTCGGGCCGCGATACTATCCCTTGCTCGTGGAAGGGAAACGCACTTAG
- a CDS encoding plastocyanin/azurin family copper-binding protein: MDRRAFLAASTGVAVGLAGCLGAAEGESDYDIGMSASAFLPEDDFEPRVGEPVVWRNTGMRAHTVTAYGSGIPDDAAFFASGGFETTAEARRAWNRNGGGAINGGETYEHTFEVPGTYNYFCIPHEPGGMVGSFEVVE; this comes from the coding sequence ATGGACCGTCGTGCGTTTCTGGCTGCGAGCACGGGCGTCGCCGTCGGCCTCGCGGGCTGTCTCGGGGCCGCGGAGGGGGAGTCCGACTACGACATCGGGATGTCCGCGAGCGCGTTCCTCCCGGAGGACGACTTCGAGCCCCGTGTCGGCGAACCCGTGGTCTGGCGCAACACCGGAATGCGGGCGCACACCGTGACCGCCTACGGGTCGGGGATCCCGGACGACGCCGCCTTCTTCGCCTCCGGCGGGTTCGAGACCACGGCCGAAGCCCGCCGGGCCTGGAACCGGAACGGCGGCGGCGCTATCAACGGCGGCGAGACCTACGAACACACCTTCGAGGTGCCGGGGACGTACAACTACTTCTGCATCCCACACGAGCCGGGCGGGATGGTCGGTTCGTTCGAGGTCGTCGAGTAG
- a CDS encoding 30S ribosomal protein S3ae, which translates to MSERSVSRQQRQKRWYTVLAPESFDRAELGTTPANEPNAVLERTIEATLGDLTDDAGANNVKLTFRINDVGSDTAYTEFEKHELTRDYLNSLVRRGASKVDAYLTVRTNDNYRVRIQPVAFTTQKANDSQEKAIRKRMVELVREAAHDRSFQELVDSVTQGRLSSAIYGEARTIYPLRRVEVAKLALDAHPEEIAEEEETAVDVDESDVEV; encoded by the coding sequence ATGAGCGAACGATCAGTTTCACGACAGCAGCGACAGAAGCGGTGGTACACCGTGCTCGCGCCCGAGTCATTCGACCGGGCCGAACTCGGGACGACCCCCGCGAACGAACCGAACGCGGTGCTCGAACGCACCATCGAAGCCACCCTCGGCGACCTCACGGACGACGCCGGGGCCAACAACGTCAAACTCACCTTCCGGATCAACGACGTCGGGAGCGACACGGCCTACACCGAGTTCGAAAAGCACGAACTCACCCGCGACTACCTCAACAGCCTCGTGCGGCGCGGGGCCTCGAAGGTCGACGCCTACCTCACGGTGCGAACCAACGACAACTACCGGGTTCGCATCCAGCCCGTCGCGTTCACAACCCAGAAGGCAAACGACAGCCAGGAGAAGGCCATCCGCAAGCGGATGGTCGAACTCGTCCGCGAGGCCGCGCACGACCGGAGCTTCCAGGAGCTCGTCGACAGCGTGACCCAGGGTCGGCTGTCGAGCGCGATCTACGGCGAGGCGCGCACCATCTACCCGCTCCGCCGGGTCGAGGTCGCGAAGCTCGCCCTCGATGCCCACCCCGAGGAGATCGCCGAAGAGGAGGAGACCGCGGTCGACGTCGACGAATCCGACGTCGAGGTCTGA
- a CDS encoding KEOPS complex subunit Pcc1, giving the protein MKRARVRTRSAAPETVAAALVPDNTPEMDTTVDGCVVETTLERETVGGLRATLDDYAVNLSVAERIATAAQDGTNDDTNQTHS; this is encoded by the coding sequence GTGAAGCGCGCCCGTGTCCGGACGCGCTCGGCGGCCCCCGAGACCGTCGCGGCGGCGCTCGTCCCGGACAACACCCCGGAGATGGACACCACGGTCGACGGATGCGTGGTGGAGACGACCCTCGAACGCGAGACGGTCGGCGGGCTTCGCGCGACGCTCGACGACTACGCGGTGAACCTCTCGGTTGCCGAGCGGATCGCGACGGCGGCACAGGACGGTACGAACGACGACACGAACCAGACACACTCATGA
- a CDS encoding 30S ribosomal protein S15 has translation MARMHTRRRGSSDSDKPVADEPPEWSDVDADAVESRVVELAEQGHSPSEIGLKLRDEGVQGTAVPNVQLVTEKKITEILADNDAEPTLPEDLRNLMERAVRLREHMAANPNDAQNKRALQNTEAKVRRLVDYYRGDALDENFKYTYQNARDIV, from the coding sequence ATGGCACGGATGCATACACGACGCCGCGGCTCGTCGGATTCCGACAAGCCCGTGGCAGACGAACCACCGGAGTGGAGCGACGTCGACGCGGACGCGGTCGAGAGCCGCGTCGTCGAACTGGCAGAGCAGGGCCACAGCCCGAGCGAGATCGGGCTCAAGCTCCGCGACGAGGGCGTCCAGGGCACCGCGGTCCCGAACGTCCAACTCGTGACCGAGAAGAAGATCACCGAGATCCTCGCCGACAACGACGCCGAACCGACGCTTCCGGAGGACCTCCGGAACCTGATGGAGCGGGCCGTCCGGCTTCGCGAGCACATGGCCGCGAACCCGAACGACGCCCAGAACAAACGCGCCCTCCAGAACACGGAGGCGAAGGTCCGCCGGCTCGTCGACTACTACCGCGGCGACGCGCTCGACGAGAACTTCAAGTACACCTACCAGAACGCACGGGACATCGTCTGA
- a CDS encoding MaoC family dehydratase encodes MGSASGTDFPAVSDAWFRLWSDLFTSTLEANRAAIGAFERSTATTPRLDPAVPEVAYREPDWVVERSVDSAADLAVGDWVRFTKRITDEEVRAFARISGDTNRLHLDEGFAEDTRFEGRIAHGTLLSGLISAALARLPGLTIYLSQELEFRHPVRIGETVTGNCEVTESLGGDRYRVETTLHNEDGEVIIAGEAVVLIDDLPTTARQ; translated from the coding sequence ATGGGCTCCGCTTCGGGTACCGACTTCCCCGCCGTCAGCGACGCGTGGTTTCGCCTCTGGTCCGACCTGTTCACCTCCACGCTCGAAGCCAACCGTGCGGCCATCGGCGCGTTCGAGCGGAGCACGGCGACCACGCCGCGGCTCGACCCGGCGGTCCCCGAGGTGGCCTACCGGGAACCCGACTGGGTGGTCGAGCGGTCGGTCGACTCGGCCGCCGACCTCGCGGTCGGCGACTGGGTTCGGTTCACGAAGCGGATCACGGACGAGGAGGTCCGGGCGTTCGCCCGGATCAGCGGTGACACGAACCGACTCCACCTCGACGAGGGGTTCGCCGAGGACACCCGCTTCGAGGGACGGATCGCCCACGGAACGCTGCTGTCGGGACTCATCAGCGCCGCGCTGGCGCGCCTGCCCGGGTTGACGATCTACCTCTCACAGGAGCTCGAGTTCCGCCACCCGGTTCGGATCGGCGAGACCGTCACCGGGAACTGCGAGGTCACCGAGTCCCTCGGGGGCGACCGCTACCGGGTCGAGACGACGCTCCACAACGAGGACGGCGAGGTGATAATCGCCGGCGAAGCCGTGGTCCTGATAGACGACCTCCCGACAACCGCCCGTCAGTAG
- a CDS encoding HTH domain-containing protein gives MAVTRTPAEATTDEHRRDYTLELFVRSLAPAGARPEQEGVVDRIEALQRAGRIAASTVTIWGGGIAPGSAFAGTEPGRTILETVEEFTDWASANDLRFPSAFEERECTSIAGDDCQGVIAFPLMCLATRENGELRCVAPWSNDALTHTIHDCLDELADEDGPTVHDWDSDEDPV, from the coding sequence ATGGCAGTTACACGAACACCGGCCGAGGCAACGACCGACGAACACCGACGGGACTACACCCTCGAACTGTTCGTCCGTTCGTTGGCACCGGCGGGCGCTCGGCCGGAGCAAGAGGGGGTGGTCGACCGGATCGAGGCACTCCAGCGGGCGGGACGTATCGCCGCCTCGACCGTCACCATCTGGGGCGGGGGTATCGCCCCGGGGTCGGCGTTCGCCGGGACCGAACCCGGTCGGACCATCCTCGAAACGGTCGAGGAGTTCACCGACTGGGCGTCGGCGAACGACCTCCGGTTCCCGTCGGCGTTCGAGGAACGCGAGTGTACCTCGATCGCCGGCGACGACTGCCAGGGGGTGATCGCGTTCCCGCTCATGTGTCTCGCCACCCGCGAGAACGGCGAGCTCCGGTGTGTCGCCCCGTGGTCGAACGACGCGCTGACGCACACGATCCACGACTGCCTCGACGAACTCGCCGACGAGGACGGACCGACGGTCCACGACTGGGACTCCGACGAAGATCCGGTCTGA
- the dapA gene encoding 4-hydroxy-tetrahydrodipicolinate synthase: MTTTAPDRFGGALCPTITPFADDEVSTAGLETLIEHVIEGGIEGLVPCGTTGEFASLSTTEYRTVIETTVDVADGRVPVMAGTAGTSVAGTVENIAFAAEAGADAALITLPYFHTANDEAGNEAFITAVADEAALPCYLYNIPSCTGAPIAPETVSTVAGHDSVVGLKDSGGDFTYFQDIVERTPADFQVYPGSDSLLAWGLLGGAAGGVCALSNVVPEAFAELVAAVERGDIETATDLQAGITALFQACVAHGFAPTAKAGLAVRGVLPEATVRPPLVELDGDARDAVETAIDDVLTAVEASA, encoded by the coding sequence ATGACCACGACCGCTCCCGACCGGTTCGGCGGCGCGCTGTGTCCGACGATCACCCCGTTTGCGGACGACGAGGTGAGTACCGCCGGTCTCGAAACCCTCATCGAGCACGTGATCGAGGGCGGCATCGAGGGGCTGGTTCCGTGCGGGACGACCGGCGAGTTCGCCAGCCTCTCGACGACGGAGTACCGAACCGTGATCGAAACCACGGTCGACGTCGCCGACGGACGGGTTCCCGTGATGGCGGGGACGGCGGGGACGAGCGTCGCCGGGACGGTCGAGAACATCGCGTTCGCCGCGGAGGCGGGGGCGGACGCGGCGCTGATCACGCTGCCGTACTTCCACACCGCGAACGACGAGGCGGGCAACGAGGCCTTCATCACCGCCGTCGCCGACGAAGCCGCCCTCCCCTGTTACCTCTACAACATCCCGTCGTGTACGGGCGCGCCGATCGCCCCCGAGACCGTCTCGACGGTCGCGGGCCACGACTCGGTCGTCGGTCTGAAGGACTCCGGCGGTGACTTCACCTACTTCCAGGATATCGTCGAGCGCACACCGGCGGACTTTCAGGTCTATCCGGGCTCCGACAGCCTCCTCGCGTGGGGCCTGCTCGGGGGCGCTGCCGGCGGGGTCTGTGCGCTCTCGAACGTCGTCCCCGAGGCGTTCGCGGAGCTCGTCGCCGCCGTCGAACGTGGCGACATCGAGACGGCGACCGACCTCCAGGCGGGGATCACCGCGTTGTTTCAAGCCTGCGTCGCCCACGGGTTCGCCCCGACGGCCAAGGCCGGCCTCGCCGTTCGGGGGGTGCTCCCCGAGGCGACCGTCCGACCGCCGCTCGTCGAACTCGACGGGGACGCGCGCGACGCCGTCGAGACCGCGATCGACGACGTTCTCACAGCCGTCGAAGCGAGCGCCTGA
- a CDS encoding FxLYD domain-containing protein, with protein sequence MTHPPESGSRRFSRRRVLALLGAGGSVGLAGCGTGSGDVRYGDERSVDLPTTVDTNASNASAASAAAASAQLEGDAYAVQLDALALRDHGMVVRDDYRGAVVQGSIENTGHQRIELVEVRARVYNSDGEQLGRYLDSTDDLAAGSTWSFEIVVLEDPADIASYDVAVLGSLA encoded by the coding sequence GTGACCCACCCACCCGAGAGCGGGTCCCGTCGATTCAGCCGACGACGGGTCCTCGCCCTCCTCGGCGCGGGCGGGTCGGTCGGGCTCGCCGGGTGCGGGACCGGGAGCGGGGACGTGCGATACGGCGACGAGCGGAGCGTCGACCTCCCGACGACCGTCGACACGAACGCGTCGAACGCGAGCGCGGCGAGCGCCGCGGCAGCGAGTGCCCAACTCGAGGGCGACGCCTACGCCGTGCAGCTCGACGCGCTGGCCCTCCGGGACCACGGGATGGTCGTCCGCGACGACTACCGGGGTGCGGTGGTCCAAGGGAGCATCGAGAACACGGGCCACCAGCGGATCGAGCTGGTCGAAGTCCGGGCGCGGGTCTACAACAGCGATGGCGAGCAACTGGGCCGGTACCTCGACAGTACCGACGACCTCGCCGCGGGTTCGACGTGGAGCTTCGAGATCGTCGTCCTCGAGGACCCGGCGGACATCGCTTCGTACGACGTGGCCGTACTCGGCTCGTTGGCATGA
- the cca gene encoding CCA tRNA nucleotidyltransferase, with amino-acid sequence MSDALDAVLARVRDRVTPDDDERARLDGAVARLTERTAAALDALPVAADPLHVGSTARGTWLPGDRDIDLFVRFPPDLPRTDLERYGLAVGHDVLPDAHEEYAEHPYVVGEFDGFAVDLVPCYRVERASDIRSAVDRTPFHTRYLETRLDDALAGEVRLAKRFLDAIGVYGSDLRTRGFSGYLTELLVVEHGDFRSLVTAAADWHPPLEFDPEDHGIRSFADPLTMVDPTDPGRNVAAVLSTTNLARFQHYARDLLADPREALFTAGSRVPLSTDGVQRAVERRGTTPLAVRFDAPDIVDDQLYPQLEKSVSGIVTALEGRGFDVLRKVALADDTAVLFVELAVARRPAIERHEGPPVAAREHAARFYETYADRDCDGPFVDGERYVVEREREYRTARAFLDAGAFEDVALGADIETALAEGYEVLAGDEVGVLADEFGRELAAYFSPRP; translated from the coding sequence ATGAGCGACGCCCTCGACGCCGTGCTCGCGCGGGTTCGCGACCGCGTCACGCCCGACGACGACGAGCGCGCGCGCCTCGACGGGGCCGTCGCCCGGCTCACCGAACGCACCGCCGCGGCGCTCGACGCCCTCCCCGTCGCGGCCGACCCCCTCCACGTCGGTTCCACGGCCCGGGGGACCTGGCTCCCCGGCGACCGCGATATCGACCTGTTCGTTCGGTTCCCGCCCGATCTCCCACGAACGGACCTCGAACGCTACGGGCTCGCGGTGGGTCACGACGTCCTTCCCGACGCCCACGAGGAGTACGCCGAGCACCCCTACGTCGTCGGCGAGTTCGACGGGTTCGCGGTCGACCTCGTGCCCTGCTATCGCGTCGAGCGCGCGAGCGATATCCGGTCCGCGGTCGACCGCACGCCGTTTCACACCCGCTACCTCGAAACACGTCTCGACGACGCGCTCGCCGGCGAGGTCAGGCTCGCGAAGCGTTTCCTCGACGCCATCGGCGTCTACGGCAGCGACCTCCGCACGCGGGGGTTCTCGGGCTACCTCACGGAACTCCTCGTCGTCGAACACGGCGACTTCCGCTCGCTCGTGACCGCCGCAGCCGACTGGCACCCACCCCTCGAATTCGACCCCGAGGACCACGGCATCCGCTCGTTTGCCGACCCGCTGACGATGGTCGACCCCACTGACCCCGGGCGCAACGTCGCGGCGGTGCTCTCGACCACGAACCTCGCGCGCTTCCAGCACTACGCCCGCGACCTCCTCGCCGACCCGCGCGAGGCGCTCTTTACAGCCGGAAGTCGGGTTCCGCTCTCGACCGACGGCGTGCAGCGAGCGGTCGAGCGCCGCGGAACCACCCCGCTCGCGGTGCGGTTCGACGCACCCGACATCGTCGACGACCAGCTCTACCCCCAGCTCGAAAAGTCGGTATCGGGCATCGTGACCGCACTGGAAGGACGGGGATTCGACGTGCTCCGGAAGGTCGCCCTCGCCGACGACACGGCGGTGCTGTTCGTCGAACTCGCCGTCGCCCGCCGACCCGCGATCGAGCGCCACGAGGGCCCGCCGGTGGCCGCACGCGAGCACGCCGCGCGGTTCTACGAGACCTACGCCGACCGGGACTGCGACGGCCCGTTCGTCGACGGCGAGCGGTACGTCGTCGAGCGCGAGCGCGAGTATCGCACCGCCCGCGCGTTCCTCGACGCCGGGGCGTTCGAGGACGTCGCGCTCGGGGCGGACATCGAGACCGCGCTGGCCGAGGGCTACGAGGTTCTAGCGGGTGACGAGGTCGGCGTGCTCGCCGACGAGTTCGGGCGGGAGCTCGCGGCCTACTTCTCGCCGAGGCCGTGA
- a CDS encoding histone deacetylase family protein → MRFGYSSDCLRHDPGPRHPESPDRLRAIRRGLAHRHGVEYVDADPITAEAARRVHDDDYVTEFREFCDSGGGQWDPDTVAVEATWEAACKSAGLAVWAAEEAVAGATGRDTPFSLGRPPGHHAVADDAMGFCFFNNAAVAAQATLDDGLDRVAVIDWDVHHGNGTQDIFYDRGDVCYCSIHEHGLYPGTGTVDETGAGEGTGTTVNIPFRAGSGDAAYVEALETAFAPVLAGFDPDLLLISAGFDAHVNDPISRMSVSTEGYGVLAARARSLADRLDAALGFVLEGGYGLETIADGVEMTNEVFDGYEPVEPDDDVDDDAQSVIDDARAAHGLGEK, encoded by the coding sequence ATGAGATTCGGCTACTCCAGCGACTGCCTCCGACACGACCCCGGCCCGCGCCACCCCGAGAGCCCCGACCGGCTCCGGGCGATCCGACGCGGCCTCGCGCACCGCCACGGCGTCGAGTACGTCGACGCCGACCCGATCACCGCCGAGGCCGCCCGGCGAGTCCACGACGACGACTACGTCACGGAGTTCCGGGAGTTCTGTGACTCGGGCGGCGGCCAGTGGGACCCCGACACCGTCGCGGTCGAGGCGACCTGGGAGGCGGCGTGCAAGAGCGCTGGCCTCGCGGTGTGGGCCGCCGAGGAGGCCGTGGCAGGCGCGACGGGACGCGACACGCCGTTCTCGCTCGGCCGCCCGCCGGGCCACCACGCCGTCGCCGACGACGCGATGGGGTTTTGCTTTTTCAACAACGCCGCGGTCGCCGCCCAGGCCACCCTCGACGACGGGCTCGACCGGGTCGCGGTGATCGACTGGGACGTCCACCACGGCAACGGCACCCAGGACATCTTCTACGACCGCGGCGACGTCTGTTACTGTTCGATCCACGAACACGGGCTCTATCCCGGCACCGGCACCGTCGACGAGACCGGGGCCGGCGAGGGAACGGGGACGACGGTCAACATCCCCTTCCGGGCGGGCAGCGGCGACGCGGCCTACGTCGAAGCGCTCGAAACCGCGTTCGCGCCGGTGCTCGCGGGCTTCGACCCCGACCTCCTCCTGATCAGCGCGGGCTTCGACGCCCACGTGAACGACCCGATATCGCGGATGTCGGTCTCGACGGAGGGCTACGGCGTCCTCGCGGCGCGCGCCCGCTCGCTCGCCGACCGCCTCGACGCGGCGCTCGGGTTCGTGCTCGAAGGCGGCTACGGCCTCGAAACCATCGCCGACGGCGTCGAGATGACCAACGAGGTCTTCGACGGCTACGAGCCGGTCGAGCCCGACGACGATGTCGACGACGACGCCCAGAGCGTGATCGACGACGCCCGCGCGGCTCACGGCCTCGGCGAGAAGTAG
- a CDS encoding histone, protein MSVELPFAPVDAVIRRRAGSLRVSSEATEALARRIQRHGAGLAREAADRATDDGRKTLRTDDFDAEPPDDDPELPVAPVDRIARLEIDDRYRVSMDARVVLAALLERYAERVAAAAAVLAHHAGRRTITLADVETYFELEPYYTSHHTG, encoded by the coding sequence ATGAGCGTCGAGCTTCCGTTCGCGCCCGTCGATGCCGTGATCCGGCGACGGGCGGGCTCGCTTCGGGTCAGCAGCGAGGCCACCGAAGCCCTCGCCCGCCGGATCCAGCGCCACGGCGCGGGGCTCGCCCGCGAGGCCGCCGACCGGGCGACCGACGACGGGCGCAAGACGCTACGAACCGACGACTTCGACGCCGAACCGCCCGACGACGACCCCGAACTCCCGGTCGCGCCGGTCGACCGCATCGCCCGTCTCGAGATCGACGACCGCTATCGCGTCTCGATGGACGCCCGGGTCGTCCTCGCGGCGCTCCTCGAACGGTACGCCGAGCGGGTCGCGGCCGCGGCGGCGGTGCTCGCACACCACGCCGGCCGGCGCACCATCACGCTCGCCGATGTCGAGACCTACTTCGAACTCGAACCGTACTACACCTCCCACCACACCGGATGA